The Desulfococcus multivorans DNA window CCGCCCTGGATCTCTTGATCGTGATCAGTTTCCAGAGTTTCCAATTGCTTATGGTGGTTTTCGTCGAATCGAGAACCCTTAAAAAGCTCTCTGTTTTTCTAAGGGAAAAGCCGCCGTTTCCACATCGGCCCAGCACCTTCCCGGAACCGCCGGGAACCTCATGAATCCACGGCGGGGCAATGTAATCATAGTCCAGTTGACACCATGCTTCCAACTGATCCGAAAAAACCAATGCATCCAAATGATAAATCAACAAGAATTCATAGTCTGAAAAAGACCGATAAAACTCAGGCGACAGCAATAACTTATTATGGGCCTGTGCGCTTCCGAAGTACTTTTTGTCAAACTCCTTGATCCTGAAGTTCATATCCGGATTCCGGGCTCCCCGGGGGGCGACAAAATAGCGGTCATACCGGCTCAAACAGCGATTCAACTGGTTTAAGGATATTCTCTCCTCTTCCGACAATTCATTGTTGAGGGACAACGGCACCGCAACGGCAACCAATTTCGTGGGTTCTGCTTCTGGAGGATTCATCATCATGGCGTTATCTTTTGAGGTTGGGTCAGGCGGGTATATCCTGACGCTTTTTAATGACCGTTGCCGGGTTACCCGCGGCAATACTATCAGGAGGGATATCCCGGGTAACTAAAGATCCGGCACCAACGACCGCATTCTCTCCGATGGTCACGCCGCTCGTTACAATAACCCCCA harbors:
- a CDS encoding DUF5672 family protein, whose protein sequence is MMMNPPEAEPTKLVAVAVPLSLNNELSEEERISLNQLNRCLSRYDRYFVAPRGARNPDMNFRIKEFDKKYFGSAQAHNKLLLSPEFYRSFSDYEFLLIYHLDALVFSDQLEAWCQLDYDYIAPPWIHEVPGGSGKVLGRCGNGGFSLRKTESFLRVLDSTKTTISNWKLWKLITIKRSRAEKMFMLPLLLLLFTPKLRKSILIKYGYTRNEDGFWADHAKYFYPDFKVSPAELALKFGFDKDPGYCFERNNLVLPFGCHAWHKYDKSFWTDILHDQNRQSRKKRQAG